GCCCATTTATGAAGGTAACTTAGCAGAAGTCCAAGCCTACCAACAACGCTGGCAAAATCTGCTTGAGCGCGCAATGGCATTTTATCCTGCTGCCAACCTACCACCCGACTATCTACCATTGCCGGCCAGTCTTGAGATTCCACAGTTTATCTACCATGTTCAGCGCCTACATCTAACCAAGACCCATGCAAAAGAATCCAAAAGCTTTGGGTCGGTCGGTGCGCTTACCGATAAATGCGGTGATTACAGTGCTGATGAGATCGCGCGTATGTCATCAGTATTTGATAATGACGATGAGGCGCGCTTAGTTGCCCATCGTGAATTTATTGATCTGCGCGCGTATGTTTTTTGCCGTGACCATAAAAGCGAGATGTTAGAGCCTGAACGCATACGCTTTTATCGTACTGGGCTTATCGTCCATGCGCTGCCAGATTTCAAGATAATTGATAGTCGGCAGACGCCGCGTAAGCGTCGCAATGACGCATATAGCAATCCGCTAGCGGACAATGGAGTGTGGAAAATTTACCGTAAAAAATAACCATATTATTATTTTATTTACGCGTGTCATTGATTATATTTTGAAGCTTTAAAATAGACAATAGCGTGCTCTATAGTTTATTTAAGCTTATTTGGTTACAGGAAAGATGAGTGAAAGTACTATCAATAGTAGACTAAGCGAACCTGACACCGTATCTAATGTAGATTAGATTGACTATATTTTTATATTGATTGCTAAGGATTTTATATGTTCGCTGCCGCTGCCGGCTCACCAAACTTGATGTTACAAGCCACCATATTTTTGGGTGCAGCGCTGCTTTTTGTTCCACTTGGTAAACGCTTTGGTATAGCCACTGTCCTCGGTTATCTGATTACAGGACTGATATTAGGCCCAAGTGCGCTAGATGTGGCAGGTGATGCCGAGAGCTTGCTACACTTTTCTGAGTTTGGTGTGGTAATGCTGCTATTCATCATTGGTCTTGAATTGCAACCATCACGGCTTTGGGCACTACGACGCTCTATATTCGTCCTTGGCGGCTTACAAGTTGGGCTTACGGGCACGCTATTGATGGTAATTCTGTATCAGTTTTTCTCTCTAAGACTAGATACTGCTTTCATTGTCGGCTTCGGCTTAGCGCTCTCTTCTACTGCCTTTGTACTACAGATACTGACCGAAAAACAGCAACTATCCAGTACACATGGTCGTGAAGCATTTACTATCTTACTATTCCAAGATATTGCCGTTATTCCATTATTAGCAGTGATTCCATTTTTATCAGGGGTGCGCGAACAAAGCTACGATTTGATTTATTTTGCCAAAGTTTTTGCCGTCTTTGGTGGTCTTATCCTTGCTAGCCGTTATGTTATCCGACCATTTTTTAAGTTTGTAGCATCCAGTGGTGCTTCAGAGCTACTGACCGCTGTCGCCTTGTTTATCGTCATGGGCGTATCTATTTTGATGGGACAAATCGGTCTGTCAATGGCTTTAGGTGCATTTTTGACCGGTGTACTATTAGCTGACTCTGAATATCGTCATGAGCTAGAAGCCAGTATTGAGCCATTTAAAGGTTTATTGCTCGGCTTATTTTTTATGTCAGTAGGTATGCTGACCGATATCAAGCTTATCTTAGCGCATCCTATATTCATAATAAGTTGTGCGTTGGCGTTGATGTTTATCAAGTTTGCCGTGATTACTGCTATTGCAAAAATATCAGGCAATCGCTGGCCGACCAGTATTCGGCTTGGTGTTACCTTAGCTCAAGGCGGTGAGTTTGCCTTTGTTTTATTCAACGTCGCGGCGACTCAAAATGTATTAGCGCCTGAACTGGAAAACACGCTTAATCTAATCGTAACCATTTCTATGGCACTCACACCGTTGGCATTTTTATTACTAGATAAAGTCGGCGAGCCTTTGTTCGCTAAAAGTAAGCCTAGTCGCGAACACGATACGATTCCCGACCATGAGCATCCAGTCATTATCGCTGGTTTTGGACGAGTCGGACAAATTATCGGGCGAGTACTACGCATGCATAATATCGAATTTACTGCCATTGAACGCTCGGCAAATCGAGTGGATTTTGTGCGTAAATTTGGTAACCAAGTCTATTATGGCGATCCAAAAAACCCTGAAATTCTGCGTGCTGCCGGTATTAGTAAAGCACGTATTTTTATTATCGCTGTTGATGATTTAGAGCGCTCTATCACTACCGCTGAGTATCTTCGCAAAAACTATCCTGATTTAGTTGTGCTAGCGCGAGCTCGTGACCGTCAGCATTATTACCGCTTACGTGAGGTCGGTGTGCGTCATATCTGGCGTGAGACCTACTTATCCTCGTTAGATATGTCGCGCGAGTCCTTACAGCTGCTTGGAATATCACCTGAAAAAGCACGTGAGACCATTCAAACTTTCCGCAACTACGATGACGATTTAATTGAACGTCAGCAAGCGATCTATGGTGATGAGGCGCGCCTGATTGAATCAGCACAATCGGCTATGGCTGAGCTTGAAAGCTTGTTTGATGAAGATATCGGTAAAGCGCGCAAGATGGACTTAGGTGAGTTTTATGAAGTCCTTAAGAATCAAGCAACGCCCGTTGATGACGCCCCAGATGATGTCGTTACTGACCCTAAGGCCTAGATGATTTGTGGTTTATTGCTCAGTTTATCGATAGCTCGGTTTGACAGTTACTTAGCTTGATAGTTACTTAGCTTGACAGCTACTAAATTTTAAGTGCCAAACATGATTTAATTAGCCATGCAGCGTTTGGGAGCCTGTTTTTTATTAAGTGAGCTTATACAATTCCAGCTATCGCTATCAGGGTTATGGTGAAACACTAAGGTTTGACCATTTAGATAACGTATAGGGAACTTGGCATTTTCAACTGTCGCCACCACTGCACAGTCAGTAGCGGATACACCTTCTACTTGCGTAGTAATATGCATGCGTACCTGCTGTGCATCGGTGCTGAGAGGTAATTTGGTTGGGCACTCTCCCGTTTGCTGATAGATTAGAGCGACCCTATTCTGTGCATTTTTAGTTATGTCATAAGCATCAAACAATACCTCATTTTCCTGTTGTTTAGCAATAATCGGCAAAAACTGCACATTGATCACCATGAGCGCAAAAGCAAAAAATCCAAAACCAAGCCCCAAACCAAATAAGCTCACTCCTCCCTCACGGCGTAGATGCGCTTGTTGCGCTGCTTCGTCTCGTGGATGGTCATTAATAGCATCCGCAATTTCACGTCTTGCCATTCGGTAATAATAAGCATCGGTCCAGCGAGCCACTATAAAAGCCCAAAACAGCCAAATAACTGCTGCAATTCCAATACGTGTTACCATCTGATAGACATCTGGAATATAAGGCATCGCCACAAATTCAAACGTGACTAGCGCGATGACAATATTAAGTTGAATAAAGGACCAGCCAGCAACGCTATAGACAAGAGCGTCCATGTAACGCTTACGATATAGGAGCCAAGGTAAGGTAATAAAGAACGCAGCCCAGTGCCACTTGGGTGACAGATATCCTTGCTGATCAAACTGCGCAAAGCGCTTAAGGTAATAACCTTGTGTACGATGACCAATAAACCATTGATCAAGCTTTTTGCGCTTGAGAGGACTCAGCTGTTCTTGATAAAACGGTGGTGGCGAATCCGTCTCAATAAATAACATAGCAGTAGGCTCTATTAACTGTGCATGATTAAAAATTACTTGAAATTTAGGATTCTAAATAGGGATTTATTGGGTCGATAGGTGACCTTTATTATATGATAATCAAAAGGCAGATGCGATATCACTTTAGTGCCGATAGGTAGCTTAATATAGCGTCTATCTAAGCGCGTTAGTAAGCGATTGATAACTTACTAATAACCACGTCCATTGTAGTTTGGTCATTCATTATAAGATTGGACGTTCACACCCAGGTGTATTTAACTTATAATACGCTCATATTCGTCACTTAATTAAGTTCTATAGATCTTATGAATGAACATTCTCGCACCGATAGCCCTTCTCAAAGCCATAACGACATGGCCACTGATACCGATATCGACACTGATATAAATACCAATGAATCTGCATCGACCGACGCAGAAGCGTCTGATAGCAAACACATTCGTATCGTCAATACGTTTATGAAACGCCGCACGCATATGAATAAAAATGCCGAGCTGGCACTAACTGATCCAGAATTTGCTCAGTATTTAGTGAATAATAGTTTCGGTGATGGCAATCTAGAGGGCATAAATGATCTGCGCTCGCTATTTGCTGACACGCCGAATGGCAGTGACGCTCCGCTTACCTTAGAGATTGGTTTTGGGTTGGGTGATTCGTTCATTGAGATGGCTGCAGCTGACCCTACACGCAACTTTGTTGGAGTCGAAGTACATGAGCCCGGTATTGGCAAATGTGCCTATATGGCTGGTACACAAGGCTTGACCAACGTTAAAATTATCAATGGTGATGCCATTCAACTACTGAAGCAGCTGCCAGAAAACCATATTGACCGTATTCAACTTTACTTCCCTGATCCGTGGCAAAAAAAGCGTCATTATAAGCGCCGTTTTGTCAGTCCGGAACGCATGGCTATAGTTGCTCGCAGTCTAAAGCAAGGTGGCTGGTTTCATACGGCAACCGACTGGGAACATTATGCATTTTGGATGGTCGATGTGTTAGATAGCTTTGCTGGCCTCAGTAATCAGGCAGGTAAAGGTAGCTTTACTGCACGTCCTGACTTTCGTCCAATGACCAAGTTTGAACGTCGCGGCTTAGAACGTGGTCATGGTGTTTGGGATTTGATTTATACTAAAGACTAAATTTTTATCTTTTTTATAGTTTATATTCAGCATTCAGCGGCTAATCGACTTAGCCGCTTTTTTGTAACATTATATAATCAATTCATGTGCTCAAACTACTCGATTCATGAGCTCAAACTACATAGTATCGCCCTACTTACTCTTGTGGTTGTGCGCTACTCTAGCTTATTGTTATATCATTCATTCTTTTGCCACCCTTCTTATTTTCTAGTATCTATTCTCTGACATCTGTTTCTGTTCCTGCATTTATCAAATATCTACTTCCTAGCTGATAAAGTTTCATTCTACATTGCGGCTATGCAACATTACGCCAGTCTAGTCTTTATTTGAAGCCAAAACTTTATCTTCAGAATAATGCAAAGAGCTCTTGCTATTTTCAACTATTGTTTTTATCAAAAAAAATTTTAGCATTCCAGTTTTCCTTAAAGTTTAGGCTAATAATGACTATAAAGGTAACGAGACAATACTACGTGAAACATCGTCAAAAAATATAAAAATTAGCACGATTTTCCTATAAAATCTGAGCTACAAAAACATCTCGACTGAATCTCAAGCTTTTATCATCATCGCAAACATTGATAGCATAAGGGTTTGATGAGTTTTCCCCATAAGCTGTGGATAAGTATGTGGATAAGTACCTACTTGACACGTATCTAGCTTGATACACTAATGCCTTAGGTAAAATCGTTCATTTTTTGTACAATTTAAATTAATATTAGAATCAATGACTTATGTTATTAAAAAAGTAAAAATAACTTTTTAGAAATTAATTTCAAATATTTTTCATACTAACCTATGTTTCACGAACGAGACTTTAGAGCCTATTATTTTCTGTGGACAACTTAATATTTTTATTGACAAATTTGGCTGGTAGTGAGTCTAAGTTACCATATTAATAGTAAGAATTTCTACTATTTCATTTAACTTTTTCGTCAATTTAAATCATGCGACAGCTGTTGTCGCTTGTTCTGTATCAGGTCAAGATGTAGCAGTCAGATTTTGCTATAATTACTTCATCAAATAACACACCTAAAGACATCACTTCTCCAAACTTTTTTCTACTTTTATTATCGATATTTTTTACTGTATAGTGGGACAAAGTATTCTTATAGCGTTTTAGCTAAGATAAATATGAAATTAAAAGTAGGTTAAGATAGACGACCCATGTATTAAAAATTTTTGTTTAATTATCACTATACATTCAAACTTTCGAATTACTCTTTTATGATAAGGACTCCATTATGGACGACAATAAAGCCAAAGCACTTAAAGCGGCACTGGGTCAAATTGAAAAGCAATTTGGCAAAAACACCATCATGCATCTAGGTGACGACTCTGCCATTTTGGATGTTGATGTGGTATCAACAGGCTCATTAGGTCTAGACATTGCCCTTGGCATTGGTGGCCTACCAAAAGGCCGTATCGTTGAGATTTATGGCCCAGAAAGCTCTGGTAAAACTACCATGACGCTACAAGCTATTGCAGAATGCCAAAAGCAAGGTGGTATCTGTGCCTTTATTGATGCTGAGCATGCACTAGATCCAGTTTATGCGCGCAAGCTTGGCGTGAATACTGATGAACTATTGCTCTCTCAGCCTGATAATGGTGAGCAAGCGCTTGAAATCACTGACATGCTTGTGCGTTCTGGGGCGGTTGATATGATTGTTATTGATTCAGTTGCTGCCTTGACGCCGCGTGCAGAGATTGAGGGCGAGATGGGCGACTCACATATGGGTTTGCAAGCACGCTTGATGAGCCAAGCCTTACGTAAGATTACTGGTAATGCTAAACGCTCTAACTGTATGGTAGTATTTATTAACCAAATCCGTATGAAAATCGGTGTCATGTTTGGTAGCCCTGAGACCACAACAGGTGGTAACGCACTTAAGTTCTACGCCTCAGTGCGTATGGACATTCGTCGTATTGGTGCGGTTAAAAATGGTGATGAAATCATCGGCAACCAAACTCGGGTTAAAGTTATCAAAAATAAGATGGCACCGCCTTTCCGCCAAGCAGAGTTTGAAATCACTTATGGTGAAGGTACTAACCACTTAGCCGAAGTGATTGACCTGGGCGTTGAGATTGGTGCGGTTGGCAAAGCAGGCTCGTGGTATAGCTATGGCGATGAAAAAATCGGTCAAGGTAAAGCCAACTCTGTGCTGTTTTTGAAAGAGAACCCTGCTATTGCCAAAGAGATTGAAGATAAAATTCGTGACGAAAAGCTTGGATCAAAAAAAGAAGCAAAAGCAACGGACGCTAATGAAGCCGATGCAGAACTGGCCTCTGAACCTGTACAATAGCAGCTTAATCACTAATCATTATCAATAATCTTGATTTCTTATGAAAATTAAAACATTAGCCGAAATTCTAGCTGAATCGGAAGCCGATTCAGCTAGTACTCCTGTCTCTAAACAAAAAACAACCACTCAAAAGTATTTATCTAAAAAACCTGCCAAAATAAAACAATCTGTAGATAAATCAAAATATGCAAAATCTAGTCCTAGGCGCGCAGATCTTAAGGATGACGAGCCTTCTCAAACCTTTGATAACTCCGACAACGATACTACCTCATTTTTCTCTCCTGACCACTCATCCAAATCTTCTAAGTCTAAATCGAAAAAGCGGAAAAAGCGCTTTCATCCGGCTGTCAATTTTGAGCCTGAAGCTAATGACATACCTACTTACCAGCTTCCTACATCGCAAAGTATCAAAGAGATGCTAGCAGAAGTTAAACGTAACGTTCATGCTGACGCTATAGTCGATAAGTCCAATATAAAAGAATTTTCAGATATAGATAAAATTAGCGACGACAACACAATTAGTCGCACCGATGAGCACTTATCAGAGCCAGAAAAAGACTGTAGTGAAGTTAATCAAACGGACAACTTACCATCCGCGTTAAAAGCCTACCTACGTACACCTGAGCAGCGACAAGCAGAAGTAGATGCTATCAA
The nucleotide sequence above comes from Psychrobacter sp. P2G3. Encoded proteins:
- a CDS encoding monovalent cation:proton antiporter-2 (CPA2) family protein, which produces MFAAAAGSPNLMLQATIFLGAALLFVPLGKRFGIATVLGYLITGLILGPSALDVAGDAESLLHFSEFGVVMLLFIIGLELQPSRLWALRRSIFVLGGLQVGLTGTLLMVILYQFFSLRLDTAFIVGFGLALSSTAFVLQILTEKQQLSSTHGREAFTILLFQDIAVIPLLAVIPFLSGVREQSYDLIYFAKVFAVFGGLILASRYVIRPFFKFVASSGASELLTAVALFIVMGVSILMGQIGLSMALGAFLTGVLLADSEYRHELEASIEPFKGLLLGLFFMSVGMLTDIKLILAHPIFIISCALALMFIKFAVITAIAKISGNRWPTSIRLGVTLAQGGEFAFVLFNVAATQNVLAPELENTLNLIVTISMALTPLAFLLLDKVGEPLFAKSKPSREHDTIPDHEHPVIIAGFGRVGQIIGRVLRMHNIEFTAIERSANRVDFVRKFGNQVYYGDPKNPEILRAAGISKARIFIIAVDDLERSITTAEYLRKNYPDLVVLARARDRQHYYRLREVGVRHIWRETYLSSLDMSRESLQLLGISPEKARETIQTFRNYDDDLIERQQAIYGDEARLIESAQSAMAELESLFDEDIGKARKMDLGEFYEVLKNQATPVDDAPDDVVTDPKA
- the recA gene encoding recombinase RecA, which encodes MDDNKAKALKAALGQIEKQFGKNTIMHLGDDSAILDVDVVSTGSLGLDIALGIGGLPKGRIVEIYGPESSGKTTMTLQAIAECQKQGGICAFIDAEHALDPVYARKLGVNTDELLLSQPDNGEQALEITDMLVRSGAVDMIVIDSVAALTPRAEIEGEMGDSHMGLQARLMSQALRKITGNAKRSNCMVVFINQIRMKIGVMFGSPETTTGGNALKFYASVRMDIRRIGAVKNGDEIIGNQTRVKVIKNKMAPPFRQAEFEITYGEGTNHLAEVIDLGVEIGAVGKAGSWYSYGDEKIGQGKANSVLFLKENPAIAKEIEDKIRDEKLGSKKEAKATDANEADAELASEPVQ
- a CDS encoding DUF2628 domain-containing protein → MLFIETDSPPPFYQEQLSPLKRKKLDQWFIGHRTQGYYLKRFAQFDQQGYLSPKWHWAAFFITLPWLLYRKRYMDALVYSVAGWSFIQLNIVIALVTFEFVAMPYIPDVYQMVTRIGIAAVIWLFWAFIVARWTDAYYYRMARREIADAINDHPRDEAAQQAHLRREGGVSLFGLGLGFGFFAFALMVINVQFLPIIAKQQENEVLFDAYDITKNAQNRVALIYQQTGECPTKLPLSTDAQQVRMHITTQVEGVSATDCAVVATVENAKFPIRYLNGQTLVFHHNPDSDSWNCISSLNKKQAPKRCMAN
- a CDS encoding regulatory protein RecX yields the protein MKIKTLAEILAESEADSASTPVSKQKTTTQKYLSKKPAKIKQSVDKSKYAKSSPRRADLKDDEPSQTFDNSDNDTTSFFSPDHSSKSSKSKSKKRKKRFHPAVNFEPEANDIPTYQLPTSQSIKEMLAEVKRNVHADAIVDKSNIKEFSDIDKISDDNTISRTDEHLSEPEKDCSEVNQTDNLPSALKAYLRTPEQRQAEVDAIKAESRLRWLAFYYLSRREYGKAELKQKLLDKEQDPTKINELLDEFEEKGYQSDYRTTLMLIRENIRKGRGRGRIKQEFYRKKIAIPSNIDELIDMANTESDEFSEFVDEDPESLVEGVDWLKLAVAARTKKYGNDIPIEQKDKARQLRFLQYRGFKSDICFAALNYTLETLDERF
- the trmB gene encoding tRNA (guanosine(46)-N7)-methyltransferase TrmB, whose amino-acid sequence is MATDTDIDTDINTNESASTDAEASDSKHIRIVNTFMKRRTHMNKNAELALTDPEFAQYLVNNSFGDGNLEGINDLRSLFADTPNGSDAPLTLEIGFGLGDSFIEMAAADPTRNFVGVEVHEPGIGKCAYMAGTQGLTNVKIINGDAIQLLKQLPENHIDRIQLYFPDPWQKKRHYKRRFVSPERMAIVARSLKQGGWFHTATDWEHYAFWMVDVLDSFAGLSNQAGKGSFTARPDFRPMTKFERRGLERGHGVWDLIYTKD